The genomic region CCGGCGCCTCGACGACGGGCCGACGGGAGAACGGCGAGGTCAGCGACGAGCAGATGCCGGTTCTCGGACTGGGAGAAGGTCAGCCAGGCAGCTCCGACCACCCGCGAGCCGTCGACACACGCGAAGCACGCGAACCGGTACTCCGGCGGTGGATCCCGCAGCAACGTCTCCGCCTCGGCCCGAGGGAGCAGCGTCGGGAACTCCCGCAGCGAAGCAACCTCCTCCAACACCGCGTACGCCGAAGCCAGGTCGACGCGGCCCACCACGGATGCCGCCGACGGGTCGACGCCGGGCGTGGCGGGTGCCGCGTCGCTACCAGCCGACGGGATGTCGCCGGCCGTCGCCAACGGGTCGGCGCCGTTCCCCGCGGGCGCCGCCGAGGCGCCGCCGCCGTCCCTCGCCGGTCCCGCCGACCCCTCGCCGTACACCGCCGACGGGTGGCCCGGGGTGACGCGGGTGACCCGCATCGGTCAGTGGTGGGGGCGGAGGGCGCGGTTGGCGGCCGGTTCGGCGATGCGGTCGCGGAAGGGGTGCGCGGGGTAGACGCCGAGCAGGCGGACCTCGACCGAGAAGAAGGCGAGCTCCTCCAGCGCGAGGGCGACGTTCGGGTCCTCGGGGTGGCCCTCGACGTCGGCGTAGAACTGGGTGGCGAAGAAGGTACCGCCGAGCTGGTAGCTCTCCAGCTTGGTCATGTTGACGCCGTTGGTGGCGAACCCGCCGAGCGCCTTGTACAGCGCGGCCGACACGTTGCGGACCCGGTACACGAAGCTGGTGATCACCGGACCGGACCCGACCGGCGGCACGTCCGGCTCGCGGGACAGCACCAGGAACCGGGTGGTGTTGTGGTGCTCGTCCTCGACGTCCGAGGCCAGGATGTCCAGCCCGTAGAGGCCGGACGCGGCCCGCGGGGACAGCGCCGCGACTGTCGGGTCCCCCAGCTCGGAGACCTCCCGGGCGGCCCCGGCGGTGTCGTCGGCGACGACCGTCGACCAGCCGTGCTCGCGGATGATCTTGCGGCACTGGCCGAGCGCGTGCACGTGGCTGCGCACGGTCCGGATCGAGTCGAGCGTCGTGCCCGGCACACCCATCAGCTGGAAGTGGATCGGCAGGAAGTGCTCGCCGACGATGTGCAGCCCGGACTCCGGCAGCAGGTGGTGCATGTCGGCGACCCGGCCGGCGATCGAGTTGTCGACCGGGATCATCGCCAGCGCGGCCCGGCCGGTGCTGACCGCCTCGAGCGCGTCCTCGAACGTCGTGCAGGGCAACTGCTCGCGGTCGGGGAACATCTCGGTGCACGCCATCGCCGAGTTGGCGCCTGGCTCACCCTGGTACGCGATCGGTCCGTCCACGTCGTCCAGCGTAGACCCCGGCTGTCTCAGCTCCCGGATGAGGTGTCCGACTTGCGGACCTTCTTCGGGGCGCCGGTGACCGCCCGGCCCTCCAGCTGCTTGGCCTTGGTGGCGTACATGTCGACGTACTCCTGGCCGGACAGCTCCATGATCCGGTACATGATCTCGTCGGTGACCGCGCGCAGGATCAGCCGGTCGCCCTCCATCCCGTCGTACCGGGAGAAGTCCAGCGGCTCGCCGAACTTGACCGTCGGGGAGGCCAGCGACGCGACCACCTTGCCGGGCGGCGCGACCACGTCGGTGCCGATCACCCCGCACGGGATCACCGGGACCTTCGTCTCCAGCGCCAGCCGGGCCACGCCGGTCCGGCCCTTGTACAGCCGGCCGTCGTGCGAGCGGGTGCCCTCGGGGTAGATGCCGAACAGCTCGCCGCGCTCCAGCACCTTCATCCCGGCCCGGATCGCCCCCTCGGACGCGGACCCGCCGGAGCGGTCGATCGGGACCTGCCCGGTGCCCTTGAAGAAGCCGCGCTGGAACCGGCCCTTGAGTCCGGCCCCGGTGAAGTAGTCGGACTTCGCCACGAAGGTGACCCGGCGGCGGACCACCAGGGGCATGAAGATCCAGTCCGCGTAGGACAGATGGTTGCTGGCGATGATCGCCGGGCCGTGGTCGGGCACGTGCTCGGCGCCCTCGACCTTCGGCCGGAACAGCCGCTTGACTGGCGGGCCGATCAGCACGTTCTTCAGCAGCCAGTAGATGCCCTTGCCGTCACCGTCGCCGGCCTCGTCCACCGGGTGGTCGCGGTCCGGTTCGGGCCGCGGCGACTGTGCCGGTTGCGTCATCGATGTCCTCTCCTCACGAACCCCCGAGGACTCATGATGCCGTACGACGCCCGCTGACGCCGTACGGCGCCGTTGTGCCGCCGGGTCGCGGCGGCTGCCGGCCCGTCGGGCGATCACGAACGGCGCGCGGCAACCGCTGACAAGGAGGCCAGGTGGTTCGTAGGCTTCTCACGGCGGGCTCCGAACGGGCCACGTCGGGGGCGCCCGGAGCAGGAGGGCCGCAGTTGTGAGGACTGGTTTCAGGGTGCGCCGGCTGACGGCGGTGCTGGGGGTCGCGGCGGCGGTGTTCGCCGGTCTGCCGCTCGCGGTCGCGACGGCGGCCGGAGGAGGCACGGCCGCCGGTACGACGAGCGCCGCCGCGGCGGCGGAAGCGACGGTCGTCCCGCTGCAGGTCACCGGGCCGGCGACGTCGCGGTTCAACCTGGTGGTGATGGGCGACGGCTACACCGCCGCCGAGCTGCCGAAGTTCCGCGAGCAGGTGGACAAGCACCTGAACGTGCTCTGGAGCATCGAGCCGTTCAAGTCGTACCGCAACTACCTCAACGTCTACGCGCTCGAGATCCCGTCGCCGCAGAGCGGAGTCGACTGCGACCCGGGCCTGAGCTCGCCGAAAGTCGACACCCCGCTGCAGATGGGCTTCTGGGGCGGCTGCAACCCGGCCAGCGTGCAGCGCCTGCTGACGGTCAGCGCGACCGCCGCCGCGCAGTACGCCGACCTGGTGGCCGGGACCAGCTCCGCCAACCGGCAGATTCTTGCCATCGGCAACAGCGACACGTACGGCGGGGCGGGCGGCAGCTATGCGACCGCGTCCGGCGGCAACGCCCTGTCGGCGCTGATCACGCCGCACGAGCTCGGCCACTCGCTCGGCGGTCTCCAGGACGAGTACGACTACTACGCCCGCGGCGAGCGCGGTGCGCCGTACGTCGGTGGGGAGCCCAGCTCGATCCACCACACCGTGCTCACCGAGCAGGAGATGCTGGCGCAGCAGCGCAAGTGGTGGCGCTGGCTCGGGGAGGAGAGTGAGAGCGGCGGCCGGATCGGCCGGTACGAGGCCGGCCAGTACGCCGGGTCCGGGATCTGGCGGCCCAGCCGGCACTCGATGATGAAGGTGCTCGGCTACTACTTCGACCAGGTCTCCCGGGAGCGGATGACGCAGCGGATCTCGTCCCGTGCGACGCTCTTCCAGGGCAGTACGCCGCCCGGCGTGGTCAGCGCCGACCAGGTCCTCTGGCTGCAGACTCTGCACCCCGCGAGCCACGAGCTCGACGTCACCTGGACCCTCGACGGCACCGTGCTGGACACCGCCAACAGCCGCGCGCTGGATCTCGGCGCCCTCGAGCTCACGCCCGGCACGCACGTGGTGACCGCGAAGATCGTCGACCCGACCGAGTTCGTCCGTGACCCGGCCGTGCGCGCCTCGGCCGCCCTCACCGCGACCCGCACCTGGACGGTCGACACCACCCGGCCCGCGCCGCCGGCCCAGTCCGTCGGCACCACCTTCACCACCTCGACCGCCACCGATCACCCGGTCAACGCGGAGGAGGTCGTCTACGCCGAGACCACGCAGTC from Kribbella flavida DSM 17836 harbors:
- a CDS encoding prephenate dehydratase → MDGPIAYQGEPGANSAMACTEMFPDREQLPCTTFEDALEAVSTGRAALAMIPVDNSIAGRVADMHHLLPESGLHIVGEHFLPIHFQLMGVPGTTLDSIRTVRSHVHALGQCRKIIREHGWSTVVADDTAGAAREVSELGDPTVAALSPRAASGLYGLDILASDVEDEHHNTTRFLVLSREPDVPPVGSGPVITSFVYRVRNVSAALYKALGGFATNGVNMTKLESYQLGGTFFATQFYADVEGHPEDPNVALALEELAFFSVEVRLLGVYPAHPFRDRIAEPAANRALRPHH
- a CDS encoding lysophospholipid acyltransferase family protein, coding for MTQPAQSPRPEPDRDHPVDEAGDGDGKGIYWLLKNVLIGPPVKRLFRPKVEGAEHVPDHGPAIIASNHLSYADWIFMPLVVRRRVTFVAKSDYFTGAGLKGRFQRGFFKGTGQVPIDRSGGSASEGAIRAGMKVLERGELFGIYPEGTRSHDGRLYKGRTGVARLALETKVPVIPCGVIGTDVVAPPGKVVASLASPTVKFGEPLDFSRYDGMEGDRLILRAVTDEIMYRIMELSGQEYVDMYATKAKQLEGRAVTGAPKKVRKSDTSSGS
- a CDS encoding M64 family metallopeptidase, whose product is MRTGFRVRRLTAVLGVAAAVFAGLPLAVATAAGGGTAAGTTSAAAAAEATVVPLQVTGPATSRFNLVVMGDGYTAAELPKFREQVDKHLNVLWSIEPFKSYRNYLNVYALEIPSPQSGVDCDPGLSSPKVDTPLQMGFWGGCNPASVQRLLTVSATAAAQYADLVAGTSSANRQILAIGNSDTYGGAGGSYATASGGNALSALITPHELGHSLGGLQDEYDYYARGERGAPYVGGEPSSIHHTVLTEQEMLAQQRKWWRWLGEESESGGRIGRYEAGQYAGSGIWRPSRHSMMKVLGYYFDQVSRERMTQRISSRATLFQGSTPPGVVSADQVLWLQTLHPASHELDVTWTLDGTVLDTANSRALDLGALELTPGTHVVTAKIVDPTEFVRDPAVRASAALTATRTWTVDTTRPAPPAQSVGTTFTTSTATDHPVNAEEVVYAETTQSDTAQPAVTWTLDGVPVANPGNDRDFDLEPLKLTGRHTLTATVGADTRTWTVDAVQAEVTATLSKPLLTVHKPSGPEYMYNDAFTMKLAATDDSPGYVVPEFRVNGDGWYNYYGWPTDADAPFRFTAEGTEIDQLVYGKLGVPRVVPWDDVPPGYGRHQVEYRAIDASGNIGDARRFAVTLLRPAPACTSTVTGVRNGPLVVASGVTCLQGATVNGPVTVRAGASLVATDTRIVGPVHASRAGEVHLLRSTVNGPVSLEGTTGAAVVVGSTVSGPVSVVGARTAEPVVLAGNTVNGPLACSGNTLAPGNLQAPNQVAGPRSGQCAGL